The proteins below come from a single Drosophila suzukii chromosome X, CBGP_Dsuzu_IsoJpt1.0, whole genome shotgun sequence genomic window:
- the LOC139352159 gene encoding protein roadkill-like: MESIEAHRFVQGKDWGFNKFIRRQLLLDESHALLPEDRLTIFCEISVVADTLNTSGQSTIVPLLKAPQCKLSEDFGNLFDNKLFSDVTICVGGTELHAHKAILATRSVVFAAMFQRGMEERKLNRVVITDVEDHEVLKETLRFIYTGKSPNLGNMADELLAEADKYALEKLKVMCEEALCAKLSVENAAKTLILADLHSADQLKAHTLEFISSHASDVVETSGWRNMIDSHSHLVAEAFRALATSHIPRIGPPRKRIRLR, translated from the coding sequence ATGGAGTCAATAGAGGCTCACCGCTTTGTGCAGGGCAAGGATTGGGGCTTCAATAAGTTCATTCGCCGCCAACTCCTGCTGGATGAGTCCCACGCCCTACTGCCGGAGGACAGGCTGACCATCTTCTGCGAGATCAGCGTCGTGGCGGACACCCTGAACACCTCCGGACAGTCCACCATCGTGCCTCTGCTGAAAGCGCCCCAGTGCAAGCTGTCCGAGGATTTCGGAAATCTCTTTGACAACAAGTTGTTCAGCGATGTAACAATCTGCGTGGGCGGTACAGAGCTCCATGCGCACAAGGCCATCCTGGCAACTCGCAGCGTAGTCTTTGCGGCCATGTTTCAGCGTGGGATGGAGGAGCGTAAGCTGAATCGTGTGGTCATAACCGACGTAGAGGATCATGAGGTGCTCAAAGAAACTCTGCGTTTCATATACACGGGCAAATCGCCCAATCTAGGAAACATGGCTGATGAACTCCTAGCCGAAGCCGATAAGTATGCACTCGAAAAGCTGAAAGTGATGTGCGAGGAGGCGCTGTGCGCCAAACTCTCGGTGGAAAATGCAGCCAAAACACTAATTTTGGCTGATCTCCACAGTGCGGATCAATTAAAGGCACATACGCTTGAATTCATAAGTTCCCATGCCAGCGATGTGGTGGAAACCTCCGGATGGCGAAATATGATCGATAGTCACTCACATTTGGTAGCGGAGGCATTTCGTGCGCTAGCCACGTCACACATTCCAAGAATTGGACCACCAAGGAAACGCATTAGATTGCGTTAA
- the Atf3 gene encoding activating transcription factor 3, with amino-acid sequence MFNSNIPASSLLGIDNSGLLMGGHTPKTPEILNSLIAMTNPLDSFSFSSAAAAAVSAAVSASAASSASCSAASTPVVTVRHFNGHPNGQSHSQDSSHSSCSGSPLDSPAGTATTPSVQQTCSRLIKEGLKLSIQSKRKLSTCDSSSGSEQPHSKYSRRSSNHNGHSGSSNNYSGSLSNANDLDDDCEESSDEDSETKSQPKGLTPEDEDRRRRRRERNKIAATKCRMKKRERTQNLIKESEVLDTQNVDLKNQVRLLETERRKLKDMLQSHRCQRPGGYQLPNQLLQSPALKYLSELELETANGGEMANSGHSQRLQSIPSIATFKYGSKTAAAMAQQLPNGYCKPSPSAQEFEHAGYQQQQSMNPAGNSIVEQQQQSNPSPSLISDYVPNCDGLTGGGGGSSSNNNSSSNASSNTSSNASSNISSHTSNISSLSSNATSNNSSTTPTSSAIEFVKNELVDSQSPYTTALSAERFLFEPSDGFPDIKHACVLPLPCGTNGLNMASVVHTNGSTGNGSGNGNNNNNNNNNNNTHLMDFHQGLHHGNIGVGVGVGVMTPYDDEQLLLLKNGCFPTDLLSQLVEDGGEYVDLDAATAFMNNGSCLA; translated from the exons ATGTTCAACTCCAACATACCGGCCTCCTCGCTGCTTGGGATCGACAACAGCGGCCTCCTGATGGGTGGCCACACGCCCAAGACGCCGGAGATCCTCAACTCGCTGATCGCCATGACCAATCCGCTGGACAGCTTTAGCTTCAGctcggcggcggcggcggctgtTTCCGCCGCTGTTTCCGCATCCGCCGCCTCCTCGGCATCCTGCAGCGCCGCCTCCACGCCAGTGGTCACCGTGCGTCACTTCAACGGTCATCCCAATGGCCAG TCGCACTCCCAGGACAGCAGTCATTCCAGTTGCTCCGGATCGCCGCTCGACTCCCCAGCGGGCACGGCCACCACGCCCAGCGTCCAACAG ACCTGCTCGCGGCTGATCAAGGAGGGCCTGAAGCTGTCCATCCAGAGCAAGCGGAAGCTGTCCACCTGCGACTCCAGCTCCGGATCGGAGCAGCCGCACTCGAAGTACTCGCGGCGCAGCAGCAACCACAACGGgcacagcggcagcagcaacaactacagcgGCAGCCTGAGCAACGCCAACGACCTGGACGACGACTGCGAGGAGTCGAGCGACGAGGACAGCGAGACCAAGTCGCAGCCGAAGGGACTGACTCCGGAGGACGAGGACCGCAGGCGGAGGCGTCGCGAGCGGAACAAGATCGCGGCCACCAAGTGCCGGATGAAGAAGCGCGAACGCACCCAGAATCTGATCAAGGAGTCGGAGGTGCTCGACACCCAGAACGTCGACCTGAAGAACCAGGTGCGTCTGCTGGAAACCGAGCGCCGCAAGCTGAAGGACATGCTGCAGTCGCACCGCTGCCAGCGACCCGGAGGCTACCAACTGCCCAACCAGCTGCTCCAGTCGCCGGCACTGAAGTATCTCAGCGAACTGGAACTGGAGACGGCGAATGGCGGCGAGATGGCCAACTCGGGCCACAGCCAGCGGCTGCAGAGCATACCCTCGATTGCTACCTTCAAGTATGGCTCCAAAACGGCGGCGGCCATGGCCCAGCAACTGCCCAACGGCTACTGCAAGCCCTCGCCCAGTGCCCAGGAGTTCGAGCATGCCGGctaccagcagcaacagtccATGAATCCCGCCGGCAACAGTATCGtcgagcagcagcagcagtcgaATCCCAGTCCCAGTCTGATTTCCGACTATGTGCCCAACTGCGATGGTCTGaccggcggcggcggcggcagcagcagcaacaacaacagcagcagcaacgccagcagcaacaccagcagcaacgccagcagcaacatcagcagccacaccagcaacatcagcagcctCAGCAGCAATGCCACGAGCAACAACAGCAGTACAACGCCCACCAGCAGCGCCATTGAGTTTGTGAAGAACGAGCTGGTGGACTCGCAGAGTCCCTACACCACAGCCCTGAGTGCCGAGCGGTTCCTCTTCGAGCCCAGCGATGGTTTCCCGGACATCAAGCACGCCTGCGTACTGCCCTTGCCCTGCGGCACCAATGGCCTCAACATGGCCAGCGTGGTCCACACAAATGGCAGCACCGGAAACGGATCTGGCAAtggaaataataataataataataataacaacaataacacCCACCTGATGGACTTCCACCAGGGCCTGCATCATGGCAACATCGGTGTCGGAGTGGGTGTGGGCGTGATGACGCCCTACGATGATgagcagctgctgctgctgaagaACGGCTGCTTTCCCACCGATCTGCTGTCCCAACTGGTGGAGGATGGCGGGGAGTATGTCGATCTGGACGCAGCCACCGCCTTTATGAACAACGGCAGTTGCCTGGCGTGA